ttattattttaaaaaatataataatttttttttaaaaaatttaagatttattatattatattaatttgatatatttttataataaatattattttttaattatatataccgTATTCTATGATTTGATATACGCCAAGCATGGTAGgatattactgtaatctttaTCAGCCAACCAACGGAGATCGTCATCATCATTTCTGTAAGCTAATCCACTTCCTGGCACAACACAAAACGagtaaaggaaaaagaagagaaaaaaccaaaccctaatgaAATCTATCCATTCCTTCTCCGCCTGCCTAGACTAATTACATTTCGtctaattcttaattttgtCCCCCACAAATTTTCGAAACTGCAAAATGTCCGCCACAAACACAACTTCTACCCGATCCACCGATGATATCGTCGACAGAACGCCGTTTCTCTCGCCTATCGCGTCGAACGACGACAACGGCCACAATCAGAGCCGTCGATCCCTTAGGAGGGAGAGCCTACGCCATGCGGCGAGTTTCTTCCGGAGGGCGAGCAGCCGCCGGATGATGCGGGAGCCGTCAATGGTGGTGCGGGAGACGGCGGCGGAGCAGTTGGAGGAGCGCCAGACCGACTGGGCCTATTCGAAGCCGGTGGTGGTCCTAGATTTAATGTGGAACCTGGCTTTTGTGGCTGTTGCCGTAACTGTTTTGGTTTTGAGCAGAGATGAGAGTCCGAATATGCCGTTGAGGCTGTGGATCATCGGTTACGCGTTACAGTGCATTTTGCATATGGTTTGTGTATGCTTTGAGTATAAAAGGAAGAGACGACGGAGAATTTCGTCGTTTAGTGCGATCGAGGAAGGGAGTTTGAGTCCAGGGTCAGGTAGACGAGAGTCAGGGGAGTATGTTAGCTTAGCAACGCAAATTGAGGAGGAAGGGACCAggtattttatgtttttcatccTATTGATGCGCAAATTTTGTcgagtttttaaatttattagttattCGGTTATTTTGATTGGGATTTGTTCTCATGTTGATAATAATTTGGTAATGACAGTACTATCTTAGTGGTCCTCAAAATTATAAAGATTTCTATATATAACTTCTTATTTACTGAACGATGGTTTGATGTGTATTGATAATAATACATGAAGTTGTATGAACATTTTTATTGTTACTTTGGTATTCCAGCTCGAGCACTATAAGTTACACTATCAAATTTAGCCGCGTTGATTTGTTTCTGAACAAATGTGTAATGAACATAAAACGGAACATAAAGAACATAAAACAGAACAAGTACCAAATGTCGGTTATGTTacagaaatgaaaatttctataaatttgGAGAAATAGTCTCTGGcatttggttttgtttctttgttatAAGTCTATTTAAGACATAAATTGaaattcttgtttattttaCTTCACTTTCTCAGTATTTTTCAGTAAGTTGATATAGTTGTAGTTATTTAACTCCTAGCCTGACAAAATTCAACTTATTAATTGATATCATCTTAGGCAGAAAATGTTCATGTGATATTTATTTGAGACAATTGAACACAAATATCATGATCCTCTATTTACTTTCATTCTTTCAGCAGTGTTGCAAAGCATCTGGAATCTGCAAATACAATGTTTTCATTCATCTGGTGGATCATTGGATTCTATTGGGTATCTGCTGGCGGTCAAGTGCTGGCTCGTGACTCTCCTCAACTTTACTGGTTTgtcttctttgtttttctccAATGCagtttcaaattaatttttttggtactGAAATCTAATATCTATAATCTGATTTTGTTTGCAGGCTTTGTATAATTTTCCTAGGTTTTGATGTGTTCTTTGTTCTTTTCTGTGTTGCGCTGGCATGTATCATTGGCATTGCTGTTTGCTGCTGTCTTCCATGTATAATTGCTATCTTATATGCTGTTGCAGACCAGGTAGCTTTCATTTACTACTATTTGTGTTCTTTGTATGATACTTTTTTCCACATAACATTATATTCTCCAACATCTCTCGCTGTGTAcctactatttttttttttggggggcgagggggggggggggtgctTTACCTCCATTTGTTTTGGGGATGTGTGTGGAATGGATTGATATGTTTGTAGTAATTTATCCATAGTGGTTTGTGTCTTAACTACATTAGTTCCATACTTAATTGGAACCTATTTATTTTTGGTGCCCTTCTGTTTCTTCCCTGCTTATGCTTGTAGTGGAAAGGGAGAGTGCAGATCACCTcattgaacaatattatatgcatGAATCTGCTCCCTTGGTGTTGTTTAATTCTTAGAAAGAAATGGTGggcatattttatttatatgcttTGCTCAttgttaaatattcaatttcttGGTGAGTTATCTTTTCTTCttaggggcgtttggtttggggcAATATtcgattatcttggtaatctattttttattattagtgttACCGTGTTTGGTTCATcggataataaaatattacgataatttttttttactaaagtGACATGGTAAATAATATGAGACAATCTTATTACCATCtctatcttaaatattaaaaaattagcaaagtaattttaatttaataacaaatttatcatcacttattaaatt
This sequence is a window from Mangifera indica cultivar Alphonso chromosome 20, CATAS_Mindica_2.1, whole genome shotgun sequence. Protein-coding genes within it:
- the LOC123203827 gene encoding E3 ubiquitin-protein ligase At1g12760 isoform X1, with translation MSATNTTSTRSTDDIVDRTPFLSPIASNDDNGHNQSRRSLRRESLRHAASFFRRASSRRMMREPSMVVRETAAEQLEERQTDWAYSKPVVVLDLMWNLAFVAVAVTVLVLSRDESPNMPLRLWIIGYALQCILHMVCVCFEYKRKRRRRISSFSAIEEGSLSPGSGRRESGEYVSLATQIEEEGTSSVAKHLESANTMFSFIWWIIGFYWVSAGGQVLARDSPQLYWLCIIFLGFDVFFVLFCVALACIIGIAVCCCLPCIIAILYAVADQEGATKEDIERLSKYKFGRVVDNEKLTSEALGSHEGVMTECGTNTPSEHVLSQEDAECCICLSAYEDGVELRELPCGHHFHCACVDKWLYINATCPLCKYNILKSSNQDTEEV
- the LOC123203827 gene encoding E3 ubiquitin-protein ligase At1g12760 isoform X2: MSATNTTSTRSTDDIVDRTPFLSPIASNDDNGHNQSRRSLRRESLRHAASFFRRASSRRMMREPSMVVRETAAEQLEERQTDWAYSKPVVVLDLMWNLAFVAVAVTVLVLSRDESPNMPLRLWIIGYALQCILHMVCVCFEYKRKRRRRISSFSAIEEGSLSPGSGRRESGEYVSLATQIEEEGTSVAKHLESANTMFSFIWWIIGFYWVSAGGQVLARDSPQLYWLCIIFLGFDVFFVLFCVALACIIGIAVCCCLPCIIAILYAVADQEGATKEDIERLSKYKFGRVVDNEKLTSEALGSHEGVMTECGTNTPSEHVLSQEDAECCICLSAYEDGVELRELPCGHHFHCACVDKWLYINATCPLCKYNILKSSNQDTEEV